From a single Vicia villosa cultivar HV-30 ecotype Madison, WI unplaced genomic scaffold, Vvil1.0 ctg.003730F_1_1, whole genome shotgun sequence genomic region:
- the LOC131641423 gene encoding uncharacterized protein LOC131641423: protein MIISHTVATYNYTPSYRKAWLAKTKAIKLVYGNWEDSYKQLPRFLSALQIYAPGTVTILETLPAQSPEGTCLQGNVIFHRVFWAFRTCVQGFAYCKPILQIDGTWLYGKYKGTLLMAVAQDGNSNIFPVAFALVEGETVGGWGFFLRNLRTHVSPQPGLCLISDRHASIESAYKNPANGWQDPPSTHVYCIRHIAQNFMREIKYKVLRKTLVNAGYALTQPTFQYYRHEIVLSNPEEGIWIDNLAKEKWTRSYDNGQRLGHMTTNLVESMNGVFKGIRHLPITALVQATYFRMASIFTRRGERWSAVLESGQVFSETCVKFMKEQSSKANSPNVISYNRFNQTFSVKETIDHNEGLPRQQYRVLTK, encoded by the coding sequence ATGATAATCTCTCATACGGTTGCAACTTACAATTACACTCCATCTTATAGAAAGGCGTGGCTGGCGAAAACCAAAGCAATCAAACTTGTGTATGGCAATTGGGAGGATTCGTACAAACAACTTCCACGTTTCTTATCTGCGCTTCAGATTTATGCTCCTGGAACCGTTACTATTTTAGAGACCCTTCCGGCGCAATCTCCAGAAGGAACGTGCCTTCAAGGAAATGTGATATTCCACAGGGTTTTCTGGGCTTTCCGCACATGTGTTCAAGGATTTGCATATtgcaaaccaattcttcaaatagaTGGCACTTGGTTGTACGGTAAATATAAGGGGACCTTGTTGATGGCTGTGGCACAAGACGGAAATAGTAACATTTTTCCTGTTGCGTTCGCTCTTGTGGAAGGAGAAACTGTGGgaggttggggtttctttctcaGAAATCTTCGGACACACGTTTCTCCCCAACCTGGGCTCTGTTTGATTTCAGATAGGCATGCTTCCATCGAGAGTGCGTACAAAAATCCAGCAAACGGTTGGCAAGACCCACCTTCAACGCACGTTTACTGTATTCGGCATATCGCACAAAATTTCATGCGAGAGATAAAGTATAAGGTTCTTCGGAAGACTCTTGTCAATGCTGGATATGCCTTAACTCAACCGACGTTCCAGTATTATCGACACGAAATCGTATTGTCAAATCCAGAGGAAGGCATATGGATAGATAATCTAGCTAAAGAGAAATGGACCAGATCCTACGATAACGGGCAGCGATTGgggcacatgactacaaatcttgtggagtCTATGAACGGAGTATTTAAGGGCATTAGACACCTTCCGATTACTGCCTTGGTGCAagcaacctactttaggatggcttctaTTTTCACAAGAAGAGGTGAGCGGTGGAGTGCAGTTTTAGAATCCGGACAAGTATTCAGCGAAACCTgcgtcaaattcatgaaagaaCAATCTTCCAAAGCCAACAGCCCAAATGTTATATCTTACAACCGATTCAACCAGACCttcagtgtcaaagaaacaattgaccataaTGAGGGCCTTCCGAGACAACAATACAGGGTTCTTACAAAATAA